From a region of the Haloferax volcanii DS2 genome:
- the metG gene encoding methionine--tRNA ligase encodes MSHEDFPTENPAVVTCGLPYANGDLHIGHLRTYVGGDIYSRSLRTLGQQTAFVSGSDMHGTPVAVNAEKEGVTPEEFALRHHEKYEATFPRFNIEFDNYGHTHDETNTELTQEIVRTLEAEGYVYEKEIPVAYDPDADQWLPDRFVEGACPYCGAHARGDECDEGCGRHLEPGEIEDPTSTLTGNPAEYREREHKFFAVSDLQDYLQEFIDRLEGTSNARNQPREWIEGELQDWCITRDMDWGIDYPGVSESAEDSEADQTESGRDEGDESDGSSSPSGTSDLVLYVWVDAPVEYVSSTKQYTERVGADTFDWEVAWKDAGDIVHIIGRDIIQHHTVFWPAMLRGAGYVEPRAVMASGFITLNGKGFSTSRNRAVWADEYLDEGFHPDLLRYYLATNGGFQQDVDFSWSKFKDRVNSELVGTVGNFLYRSMLFAYRNFEGTPDVSELHSEASETGSRAAEVSEEVEARIEEAIDEFEAGINDYSVRKSGNAAVRLAQFGNEYIQRNEPWKLTDEDPEAAAQVIRDCVQIAKAIAVLFFPVAPGKMQALWEQLGEDGSVADTGVDDAFEAPPASFGEPEALFEKIEDERVEELNEKLEARVAETESESDESDGDAEEDMDADTDADADIDFEPIADDRISFEEFQELDIRVGEIVAAEGIDGADKLAKLTVDIGVEERQIVAGIKQLHDLDSLAGSKVVIVANLEKAGLFGVESNGMLLAAGDEADILTTHGDAVPGTKVQ; translated from the coding sequence ATGAGTCACGAGGACTTCCCCACGGAGAACCCAGCGGTGGTGACGTGTGGACTGCCGTACGCGAACGGCGACCTCCACATCGGCCACCTCAGAACGTACGTCGGCGGCGACATATACAGTCGCTCGCTGCGAACACTCGGCCAGCAGACGGCCTTCGTCAGCGGGTCGGACATGCACGGTACCCCCGTCGCCGTCAACGCCGAGAAGGAGGGCGTCACGCCCGAAGAGTTCGCGCTCCGCCACCACGAGAAGTACGAGGCGACGTTCCCGCGCTTCAACATCGAGTTCGACAACTACGGCCACACCCACGACGAGACGAACACCGAACTGACGCAGGAAATCGTCCGCACCCTCGAAGCCGAGGGCTACGTCTACGAAAAGGAGATTCCGGTCGCCTACGACCCCGACGCGGACCAGTGGCTCCCCGACCGCTTCGTCGAGGGCGCGTGTCCGTACTGCGGCGCTCACGCCCGCGGCGACGAGTGCGACGAGGGCTGCGGCCGCCACCTCGAACCCGGCGAAATCGAAGACCCGACCTCGACGCTCACCGGCAACCCCGCGGAGTACCGCGAGCGCGAGCACAAGTTCTTCGCCGTCTCCGACCTCCAAGACTACCTGCAGGAGTTCATCGACCGCCTCGAAGGCACCTCGAACGCCCGGAACCAGCCCCGCGAGTGGATCGAGGGCGAACTGCAAGACTGGTGTATCACCCGCGACATGGACTGGGGCATCGACTACCCGGGCGTCTCCGAATCCGCCGAGGATTCGGAGGCAGACCAGACGGAGTCTGGGCGTGACGAGGGCGACGAGTCGGACGGCAGTTCGTCGCCGTCCGGCACCTCCGACCTCGTCCTGTACGTCTGGGTCGACGCCCCCGTCGAGTACGTCTCCTCGACCAAGCAGTACACGGAGCGCGTCGGCGCCGACACGTTCGACTGGGAGGTCGCGTGGAAGGACGCGGGAGACATCGTCCACATAATCGGCCGCGACATCATCCAGCACCACACCGTGTTCTGGCCGGCGATGCTCCGCGGCGCGGGCTACGTCGAACCGCGCGCGGTCATGGCCTCCGGCTTCATCACGCTCAACGGCAAGGGCTTTTCCACCTCGCGCAACCGCGCCGTCTGGGCCGACGAGTACCTCGATGAGGGCTTCCACCCCGACCTGCTTCGGTACTACCTCGCCACCAACGGCGGCTTCCAGCAGGACGTGGACTTCTCGTGGTCGAAGTTCAAAGACCGCGTGAACAGCGAACTCGTCGGCACGGTCGGCAACTTCCTCTACCGGTCGATGCTGTTCGCGTACCGCAACTTCGAGGGGACGCCGGATGTCTCCGAGTTACACTCGGAGGCCAGTGAGACGGGGTCTCGCGCTGCGGAGGTGTCCGAGGAAGTCGAAGCCCGCATCGAGGAGGCTATCGACGAGTTCGAAGCCGGCATCAACGACTACTCGGTCCGGAAGTCCGGCAACGCCGCCGTTCGCCTCGCGCAGTTCGGCAACGAGTACATCCAGCGCAACGAGCCGTGGAAGCTCACCGACGAGGACCCCGAGGCCGCGGCGCAGGTCATCCGCGACTGCGTCCAAATCGCGAAGGCCATCGCCGTGCTGTTCTTCCCCGTCGCGCCGGGGAAGATGCAGGCGCTCTGGGAACAGCTCGGTGAAGACGGCTCGGTGGCCGACACCGGCGTCGACGACGCCTTCGAGGCCCCGCCGGCGTCCTTCGGTGAGCCCGAGGCACTGTTCGAGAAAATCGAAGACGAGCGCGTCGAGGAGCTCAACGAGAAGCTCGAAGCGCGCGTGGCCGAGACGGAATCCGAAAGCGACGAGTCCGACGGGGACGCCGAGGAGGATATGGACGCTGACACCGACGCCGACGCCGACATCGACTTCGAACCCATCGCGGACGACCGCATCAGCTTCGAGGAGTTCCAAGAACTCGACATCCGCGTGGGCGAAATCGTCGCCGCCGAGGGCATCGACGGCGCGGACAAACTCGCCAAGCTCACCGTCGACATCGGCGTCGAAGAGCGCCAAATCGTCGCCGGCATCAAGCAGCTTCACGACCTCGATTCGCTTGCCGGCTCGAAGGTCGTCATCGTCGCCAACCTCGAAAAGGCCGGACTGTTCGGCGTCGAGTCCAACGGGATGCTGTTGGCCGCGGGCGACGAGGCCGACATCCTGACGACCCACGGCGACGCCGTCCCCGGCACGAAGGTGCAGTAG
- a CDS encoding YqaA family protein, producing the protein MSLTAFASLADLTLSLYPDFSWLSSLVETATGWVGLVIIFAYSFLIAFALPGVSEIVLAAPLDLGLSHGAKLAVIILVSGAGKAAGSVFAFHIGRQTKESGYVERALERLPVDVMGWTERKAVQIAQNWGFAGLAAALCVPGFPDTLSIYAFSVLEDDYLKFAAATFVGSCGRLVVTVIGIEAALAFL; encoded by the coding sequence GTGTCCCTCACCGCGTTCGCATCGCTCGCAGACCTGACGCTCAGTCTGTACCCCGACTTCTCGTGGCTCTCGTCGCTCGTCGAGACGGCCACCGGCTGGGTCGGGCTAGTCATCATCTTCGCCTACTCGTTTCTCATCGCCTTCGCCCTCCCGGGCGTGAGCGAAATCGTCCTCGCCGCGCCGCTCGACCTCGGCCTCTCCCACGGCGCGAAGCTGGCGGTCATCATCCTCGTCAGCGGCGCGGGCAAGGCCGCCGGGAGCGTCTTCGCGTTCCACATCGGCCGCCAGACGAAGGAGTCGGGCTACGTCGAGCGGGCGCTCGAACGGTTGCCCGTCGACGTGATGGGCTGGACCGAGCGCAAGGCCGTCCAAATCGCACAGAACTGGGGCTTCGCCGGGCTCGCGGCCGCGCTCTGCGTGCCGGGCTTTCCCGACACGCTCTCGATTTACGCGTTTTCGGTCCTCGAAGACGACTACCTCAAGTTCGCCGCCGCGACGTTCGTCGGCTCCTGCGGCCGACTCGTCGTGACCGTCATCGGCATCGAGGCCGCGCTGGCGTTCCTCTGA
- the mfnA gene encoding tyrosine decarboxylase MfnA yields the protein MQRAAPQEFDRVLSSMCTRPHPAARKAAERFFATNPGDPATYQAVAALEEDALSYLGDITGLPAPHGYVTSGGTEANIQAIRAARNHARDDDPNVVAPESIHFSFQKAADVLDVELRVVPVDDDYRANVAAVREAVDDHTVLVAGVAGTTEFGRVDPIPELTAVAHDAGALMHVDAAWGGFVLPFTDHEWSFAHAPVDSMTIDPHKYGQAVVPAGGLLFRDKSVVDSLAVDTPYLESASQASLTGTRSGAGVASAAAAMRELWPDGYRDAYERQQANADWLYDELRARGYDAVEPELPLVAASVPDEQFDSLRDLGWRISRTASGELRIVCMPHVSRESLRSFLSDLDNLRSGPARN from the coding sequence ATGCAGCGCGCGGCACCGCAGGAGTTCGACCGCGTCCTCTCTTCGATGTGCACCCGACCGCACCCGGCCGCCCGGAAGGCCGCAGAGCGGTTCTTTGCCACCAATCCCGGCGACCCGGCGACCTATCAGGCCGTCGCCGCCCTCGAAGAAGACGCACTCTCGTACCTCGGCGACATCACCGGCCTCCCGGCCCCCCACGGCTACGTGACGAGCGGCGGGACCGAAGCCAACATCCAGGCCATCCGAGCCGCGCGAAACCACGCCCGCGACGACGACCCGAACGTCGTCGCCCCCGAGAGCATCCACTTCAGCTTCCAGAAGGCCGCCGACGTACTCGACGTGGAACTCCGCGTCGTGCCCGTCGACGACGACTACCGCGCGAACGTCGCGGCCGTCCGCGAGGCGGTCGACGACCACACCGTCCTCGTCGCCGGCGTCGCCGGCACGACCGAGTTCGGCCGCGTCGACCCGATTCCCGAGTTGACCGCGGTCGCCCACGACGCCGGCGCGCTGATGCACGTCGACGCCGCGTGGGGCGGCTTCGTCCTCCCCTTCACCGACCACGAGTGGTCGTTCGCCCACGCCCCCGTCGACTCGATGACCATCGACCCCCACAAGTACGGGCAGGCGGTCGTCCCCGCCGGCGGCCTGCTGTTCCGCGACAAGTCGGTCGTGGACTCGCTGGCGGTGGATACGCCGTACCTCGAATCCGCGTCGCAGGCGAGCCTCACCGGGACTCGAAGCGGCGCGGGCGTCGCCTCCGCGGCCGCCGCGATGCGCGAACTCTGGCCCGACGGCTACCGCGACGCCTACGAGCGCCAGCAGGCGAACGCCGACTGGCTCTACGACGAACTCCGCGCCCGCGGCTACGACGCCGTCGAACCCGAACTCCCGCTGGTCGCCGCGAGCGTCCCCGACGAACAGTTCGACTCGCTCCGCGACCTCGGCTGGCGCATCTCGCGGACCGCGAGCGGCGAACTCCGCATCGTCTGCATGCCGCACGTCTCCCGCGAGTCGCTCCGGTCGTTCCTCTCGGACCTCGACAACCTCCGGTCGGGACCGGCGCGTAACTGA
- the ppsA gene encoding phosphoenolpyruvate synthase, which translates to MAVVWLDDVRADDLDLVGGKGASLGELTGAGLPVPPGFVVTASTYRAFIEDAGIDDELFAAVEVDHEDSEALQAAHETAHDLIMETPMPDDVREEILDAYRSVGEGDAFVAVRSSATAEDLPDASFAGQQETFLNVTEEDLLDRVKECWASLFSERAIYYRNRKGFPHDKVDIAVVVQQMVDAEKSGVMFTRHPSTGKKEIIIEAAWGLGEAVVSGTVSPDNYVVSRETGEVETATIADKKTMCVRDEESGETVMRDVPNGRRHERVLTDDEVSRLLELGELVEDHYEKPQDVEWAVYDGEVYMLQSRPITTIAEGDDGEETESEGDSSGSSRATATGDDVLIRGLGASPGIASGRARIVTKLDHLDQVAEGDIIVTEMTMPDMVPAMKRAAGIVTDEGGMTSHAAIVSRELGVPAVVGTGDGTKTLEDGEVVTIDGDKGTVREGEEPEEKQRQPVEEARPKTPVKPMTATEVKVNVSIPEAAERAAATGADGVGLLRIEHMVLTLGKTPGRFIEQNGERAYVDEIVSGVREAAEEFYPRPVRVRTLDAPTDEFRQLEGGENEPREHNPMLGYRGIRRGLDNPSVFRLELQAFRRLFDMGYDNLEVMFPLVNDAEDVLRAKEHMREAGIDPEKREWGVMIETPAAALCIEELADAGIDFASFGTNDLTQYTLAVDRNNEHVADIYDELHPAVLKLIGDTIETCREVGVKTSICGQAGSKPKMVQFLVDKGVSSISANIDAVRDVQHEVKRVEQRLLLDSVR; encoded by the coding sequence ATGGCTGTAGTCTGGCTGGACGACGTACGGGCTGACGACCTCGACCTGGTCGGCGGGAAAGGCGCGTCGCTGGGCGAACTAACCGGTGCGGGGCTTCCCGTCCCGCCGGGATTCGTCGTGACGGCGAGCACGTACCGCGCGTTCATCGAGGACGCGGGCATCGACGACGAGCTGTTCGCCGCGGTCGAGGTCGACCACGAGGACTCCGAGGCGCTGCAGGCGGCCCACGAGACGGCGCACGACCTCATCATGGAGACGCCGATGCCGGACGACGTGCGGGAGGAAATCCTCGACGCCTACCGGAGCGTCGGCGAGGGCGACGCCTTCGTCGCCGTCCGGTCGTCCGCGACGGCCGAGGACCTGCCGGACGCCTCCTTCGCGGGCCAACAGGAGACGTTCCTGAACGTCACCGAGGAGGACCTCCTCGACCGCGTCAAGGAGTGTTGGGCCTCGCTGTTCTCCGAGCGCGCCATCTACTACCGCAACCGCAAGGGCTTCCCCCACGACAAGGTCGACATCGCGGTGGTCGTCCAGCAGATGGTCGACGCCGAGAAGTCCGGCGTGATGTTCACCCGACACCCCTCGACCGGCAAGAAGGAGATTATCATCGAGGCCGCGTGGGGCCTCGGCGAAGCCGTCGTCTCCGGCACCGTCTCGCCCGACAACTACGTCGTCAGCCGCGAGACCGGCGAGGTCGAAACGGCGACCATCGCGGACAAGAAGACGATGTGCGTCCGCGACGAGGAAAGCGGCGAGACCGTCATGCGCGACGTGCCGAACGGTCGCCGGCACGAGCGCGTCCTGACCGACGACGAGGTGTCCCGCCTGCTCGAACTCGGCGAGTTGGTCGAAGACCACTACGAGAAGCCGCAGGACGTGGAGTGGGCCGTCTACGACGGCGAGGTGTACATGCTCCAGTCGCGCCCGATTACGACCATCGCGGAGGGCGACGACGGCGAGGAAACCGAAAGCGAAGGCGACAGCAGCGGGAGTTCGCGGGCGACCGCGACCGGCGACGACGTGCTCATCCGCGGCCTCGGCGCGAGCCCCGGCATCGCCTCCGGCCGCGCCCGCATCGTCACCAAACTCGACCACCTCGACCAAGTGGCCGAGGGCGACATCATCGTCACCGAGATGACCATGCCGGACATGGTGCCCGCGATGAAGCGCGCCGCCGGCATCGTCACCGACGAGGGCGGGATGACCTCCCACGCGGCTATCGTCTCCCGCGAACTCGGCGTGCCCGCGGTGGTCGGCACCGGCGACGGGACGAAGACGCTCGAAGACGGCGAGGTCGTCACCATCGACGGCGACAAGGGAACCGTCCGCGAGGGCGAAGAGCCCGAGGAGAAACAGCGCCAGCCCGTCGAGGAGGCTCGCCCCAAGACGCCCGTCAAGCCGATGACCGCGACCGAGGTCAAGGTCAACGTCTCCATCCCCGAAGCGGCCGAGCGCGCCGCCGCAACGGGCGCTGACGGCGTCGGCCTGCTCCGTATCGAGCACATGGTACTCACGCTCGGCAAGACCCCCGGGCGGTTCATCGAACAGAACGGCGAGCGCGCCTACGTGGACGAAATCGTCTCGGGCGTCCGCGAGGCCGCAGAGGAGTTCTACCCGCGGCCGGTCCGCGTCCGCACCCTCGACGCGCCGACGGACGAGTTCCGACAGCTGGAGGGCGGCGAAAACGAGCCGCGCGAGCACAACCCGATGCTCGGTTACCGCGGTATCCGCCGCGGCCTCGACAACCCGAGCGTGTTCCGCCTCGAACTGCAAGCGTTCCGCCGCCTGTTCGACATGGGCTACGACAACCTCGAAGTCATGTTCCCGCTCGTCAACGACGCGGAGGACGTGCTGCGGGCGAAAGAGCACATGCGCGAGGCCGGCATCGACCCCGAAAAGCGCGAGTGGGGCGTCATGATAGAGACGCCCGCGGCGGCGCTCTGCATCGAGGAACTCGCCGACGCCGGCATCGACTTCGCCTCCTTCGGCACGAACGACCTGACGCAGTACACTCTCGCGGTGGACCGCAACAACGAGCACGTCGCCGACATCTACGACGAACTGCACCCGGCGGTGCTCAAACTCATCGGCGACACCATCGAGACGTGTCGCGAGGTCGGCGTGAAGACGAGCATCTGCGGGCAGGCCGGCTCGAAGCCCAAGATGGTTCAGTTCCTCGTCGACAAGGGCGTCAGCTCCATCTCGGCCAACATCGACGCCGTCCGCGACGTGCAACACGAGGTCAAGCGCGTCGAACAGCGACTCCTCCTCGACTCCGTCCGCTGA
- a CDS encoding J domain-containing protein: MLPEWVFLLPPWLLVGLAAGAVASVVVAGVFVVGGRVFPERRVSRGPRVDGTGRRRHEIRDYLTAIDERFVEDRPVRGETVAFFLPDRGVAITFDAQAFFRLERAGVYAVLCEHEMPGGQLGRRLPFDVPDVEPELADLDDPVSAAFDRLDLPATASSEAVQDAYRARVKDVHPDHGGDRERFRELRKAYTMAREHAEG; encoded by the coding sequence GTGCTTCCGGAGTGGGTCTTTCTGCTCCCGCCGTGGCTCCTCGTCGGCCTCGCCGCGGGTGCGGTCGCCTCCGTCGTCGTCGCCGGCGTCTTCGTCGTCGGCGGTCGTGTCTTCCCGGAGCGGCGGGTCTCCCGCGGCCCCCGCGTCGACGGGACGGGCCGCCGCCGCCACGAAATCCGCGACTACCTCACCGCCATCGACGAGCGGTTCGTCGAGGACCGCCCGGTCCGCGGCGAGACGGTGGCGTTCTTCCTCCCCGACCGCGGCGTCGCCATCACCTTCGACGCGCAGGCGTTCTTCCGCCTCGAACGCGCCGGCGTCTACGCCGTCCTCTGCGAACACGAGATGCCCGGCGGCCAACTCGGGCGGCGGCTCCCCTTCGACGTGCCGGACGTCGAGCCCGAACTGGCCGACCTTGACGACCCGGTGTCGGCCGCGTTCGACCGCCTCGACCTCCCCGCGACCGCCTCCTCCGAGGCCGTTCAAGACGCCTACCGCGCACGGGTGAAAGACGTGCATCCCGACCACGGCGGCGACCGAGAGCGGTTCCGCGAGCTACGGAAGGCGTACACGATGGCGCGAGAACACGCCGAGGGCTGA
- a CDS encoding DUF7839 domain-containing protein encodes MSGALEDKRTATRFRILAEIADRQPAVSQGEIAEAVGVTSQAVSEYIRDLVEDGLVEKQGRSRYRVTKEGVDWLFQEARALQRFAEHVTDDVLESVNEDAAIVTEDVAAGDTVTLSLREGLLHATPGDDGPAIGVATTDAEAGGAASVTGFEGVIEMEPGSVRVLQVPPARLAESDAVGSDALAAACDDADIVVAAGIEAVVACRHASVDVRTWFAPGEVAADAAARGLDVAVVASTDTAGRVTDALRDAGVLFEVTEP; translated from the coding sequence ATGAGCGGCGCACTGGAGGACAAGCGCACCGCGACCCGGTTTCGCATCCTCGCCGAGATAGCCGACCGACAGCCGGCGGTGAGCCAAGGCGAAATCGCCGAGGCGGTCGGGGTGACGAGTCAGGCGGTCTCCGAGTACATCCGCGACCTCGTCGAAGACGGGCTCGTCGAAAAGCAGGGCCGGTCGCGCTACCGCGTGACGAAAGAGGGGGTGGACTGGCTGTTTCAGGAGGCTCGCGCCCTCCAGCGGTTCGCCGAACACGTCACCGACGACGTGCTGGAGAGCGTCAACGAGGACGCCGCAATCGTCACCGAGGACGTGGCGGCCGGCGACACCGTGACGCTGTCGCTCCGCGAGGGACTGCTCCACGCCACGCCCGGCGACGACGGCCCGGCCATCGGCGTCGCCACCACCGACGCCGAGGCGGGCGGCGCGGCCAGCGTCACCGGCTTCGAGGGCGTCATCGAGATGGAACCCGGTTCGGTCCGCGTGCTCCAAGTGCCGCCGGCGCGACTTGCCGAGTCCGACGCGGTCGGTTCGGACGCGCTCGCGGCGGCGTGCGACGACGCCGACATCGTCGTCGCCGCGGGCATCGAGGCCGTCGTCGCCTGCCGCCACGCGTCGGTCGACGTGCGGACGTGGTTCGCGCCGGGCGAGGTCGCCGCCGACGCCGCGGCCCGCGGCCTCGACGTCGCGGTCGTCGCCAGCACCGACACCGCCGGGCGCGTGACCGACGCGCTCCGCGACGCGGGCGTGCTGTTCGAGGTGACGGAGCCGTAG
- a CDS encoding metallophosphoesterase, with protein sequence MTSVSVRERAIFLPDADALVLADLHVGRADASAVDFPLGEGTDLAARLRAYCAEFDPREVVFAGDVLHRFDRVSERHVAALETLAETCTDAGADPVFVAGNHDTMLAAVQSGEVHDEYRLADGTLVCHGHRDPDGDAERYVVGHDHPTLAVEGRRRPCVLYGPDAYRGGDVLMLPAFTRLAAGVEVNGMRGADFDSPLVREAGRFRPLVRDAEAGETLTFPPLGELRRLL encoded by the coding sequence GTGACCAGCGTCTCCGTCCGCGAGCGCGCCATCTTTCTCCCCGACGCCGACGCGCTCGTCCTCGCGGACCTCCACGTCGGCCGAGCGGACGCCTCGGCGGTCGATTTCCCGCTCGGCGAGGGCACCGACCTCGCGGCGCGCCTGCGAGCCTACTGCGCCGAGTTCGACCCCCGCGAAGTCGTCTTCGCCGGCGACGTGCTCCACCGGTTCGACCGCGTCTCGGAGCGCCACGTCGCGGCCCTCGAAACCCTCGCTGAGACGTGCACTGACGCCGGTGCCGACCCGGTGTTCGTCGCCGGCAACCACGACACGATGCTCGCGGCGGTCCAGTCGGGCGAGGTTCACGACGAGTACCGCCTCGCTGACGGGACGCTCGTCTGCCACGGCCACCGCGACCCCGACGGCGACGCCGAGCGCTACGTCGTCGGCCACGACCACCCGACGCTCGCCGTCGAGGGCCGCCGGCGGCCCTGCGTCCTCTACGGACCCGACGCCTACCGCGGCGGCGACGTGCTGATGTTGCCGGCGTTCACCCGTCTCGCCGCGGGCGTCGAAGTAAACGGGATGCGAGGGGCCGACTTCGACTCGCCGCTGGTGCGCGAGGCGGGTCGCTTCCGGCCGCTCGTCCGCGACGCGGAGGCGGGCGAGACGCTCACGTTCCCGCCGCTGGGGGAGCTTCGACGGTTGCTCTGA
- a CDS encoding NAD(P)/FAD-dependent oxidoreductase, producing the protein MDDSHIAVVGAGLAGLVAARHLADDGADVTVVERRDDVGGRVRTRTKDGFTLDRGFQVLFTDYPAVRRELDLDALDLRRFTPGATICRPSRRAVLSDPLRDIGSLFESVRNPEVTTSDKLRTLALRQDVSTRDEDEIFAAADRSIRSYLRDWGFSEDYIEHFVAPFYGGITLDRSLSSSKRVFEYTFKMLSTGSTAVPAAGMGAVPEQLADAARDEGATFRLGERVESVESRGDGAVVTTGRESLEADAVVVATDPKEARRLTGVGSIPTGAHGCVTQYYTLPSGSGLDAGKRIMLNAPSPDPNTVVPLSTVAPEYAPPGRELLNATFLGAAAQDESEEALFEKTRRTLEAWYPERYFDDLELLHTDYISFAQFAQPPGVHESLPDARDAPGRAYLAGDYTAWSSIQGAMRSGKEAADAVRDDLS; encoded by the coding sequence ATGGACGATAGCCACATCGCGGTCGTCGGCGCGGGCCTCGCGGGCCTCGTCGCCGCGCGACACCTCGCCGACGACGGGGCCGACGTGACCGTCGTGGAGCGGCGCGACGACGTCGGCGGGCGGGTCCGCACCCGGACGAAAGACGGCTTCACGCTCGACCGCGGGTTTCAGGTCCTCTTCACCGACTACCCCGCGGTCCGGCGGGAACTCGACCTCGACGCGCTGGACCTCCGGCGGTTCACGCCCGGCGCGACCATCTGCCGACCGAGCAGGCGCGCGGTGCTCTCCGATCCCCTCCGCGACATCGGGAGCCTGTTCGAGTCCGTCCGCAACCCCGAGGTGACGACGAGCGACAAGCTCCGGACGCTGGCGCTCAGACAGGACGTGAGCACCCGCGACGAGGACGAAATCTTCGCCGCCGCCGACCGGAGCATCCGGTCGTACCTCCGCGACTGGGGCTTCTCCGAGGACTACATCGAGCACTTCGTCGCGCCGTTCTACGGCGGCATCACGCTCGACCGCTCGCTCTCGTCGTCGAAGCGGGTGTTCGAGTACACCTTCAAGATGCTCTCGACGGGGAGCACCGCGGTCCCCGCGGCGGGGATGGGGGCGGTTCCCGAACAGCTTGCCGACGCCGCCCGCGACGAGGGCGCGACGTTCCGCCTCGGCGAGCGCGTGGAATCGGTCGAATCCCGCGGCGACGGCGCGGTCGTCACCACGGGCCGCGAGTCGCTCGAAGCCGACGCGGTCGTCGTCGCCACCGACCCCAAGGAGGCGCGCCGGCTGACCGGCGTCGGGTCGATTCCGACCGGGGCCCACGGCTGTGTCACCCAGTACTACACGCTCCCGAGCGGGAGCGGACTCGACGCGGGCAAGCGCATCATGCTCAACGCTCCGAGTCCCGACCCCAACACGGTCGTCCCGCTGTCGACGGTCGCGCCGGAGTACGCCCCGCCGGGCAGAGAACTTCTGAACGCGACGTTCCTCGGCGCGGCCGCGCAGGACGAATCTGAGGAAGCGCTGTTCGAAAAGACCCGCCGGACGCTCGAAGCGTGGTACCCCGAGCGCTACTTCGACGACCTCGAACTGCTCCACACCGACTACATCTCCTTCGCGCAGTTCGCCCAGCCGCCGGGCGTCCACGAGTCCCTGCCCGACGCCCGCGACGCCCCCGGTCGGGCGTACCTCGCCGGCGACTACACCGCGTGGTCGTCGATTCAGGGCGCGATGCGGAGCGGGAAAGAGGCGGCCGACGCCGTCCGCGACGACCTGTCGTAA
- a CDS encoding threonine synthase, translating to MQTSDSFSGLVCTETGDEYDAAATGPSDADAPLDPAYDLDAVEWDAETLAARPFDTMWRYRELLPFAEPVTANEGATPLVAADALAEEAEVGSLLIKDEGRNPTGTFLDRGFSLAVTAAREADAEVVAHASPGNGAQSAASYAGLVDARSYGFVPSRTPFPNKAMVNVHGGQMKVVGGRYPDALSALHEQLKSDWHTLQEFDNPYRHDGAKTIAYEVAERLDWSVPDWVVVPVSTGELAYGVYKGFSDLVELGLVESMPKLVAAQSVGCSPVATAWEADSDTHEAWNQPDTIVGELEIPDPTGGSLALRAVRESGGAAVAVSDDDALESAVTAAQSAGVEVGPAGGVALAGAWELADEFDEDDTVVVVNTESGTKNADILRSHLMGQGV from the coding sequence ATGCAGACGTCTGACAGCTTCTCCGGGCTGGTGTGCACGGAGACCGGCGACGAGTACGACGCGGCCGCGACCGGCCCGAGCGACGCCGACGCGCCGCTCGACCCCGCCTACGACCTCGACGCGGTCGAGTGGGACGCCGAGACGCTCGCCGCGCGCCCCTTCGACACGATGTGGCGCTACCGCGAACTGCTCCCGTTCGCGGAGCCGGTGACGGCAAACGAGGGCGCGACGCCCCTCGTCGCGGCCGACGCGCTCGCCGAGGAGGCCGAGGTCGGTTCGCTCCTCATCAAGGACGAGGGCCGCAACCCGACCGGAACGTTCCTCGACCGCGGCTTCTCGCTCGCCGTCACCGCCGCGCGCGAGGCCGACGCCGAGGTCGTCGCGCACGCCTCGCCCGGCAACGGCGCGCAGTCGGCGGCCTCCTACGCGGGCCTCGTGGACGCTCGCTCCTACGGCTTCGTCCCCTCGCGGACGCCGTTCCCGAACAAGGCCATGGTGAACGTCCACGGCGGCCAGATGAAGGTCGTCGGCGGGCGCTACCCCGACGCGCTTTCGGCGCTCCACGAACAGCTCAAAAGCGACTGGCACACGCTCCAGGAGTTCGACAACCCCTACCGCCACGACGGCGCGAAAACCATCGCCTACGAGGTCGCAGAGCGCCTCGACTGGTCGGTCCCCGACTGGGTCGTCGTCCCCGTCTCGACCGGCGAACTCGCCTACGGCGTCTACAAGGGCTTTTCCGACCTCGTCGAACTCGGATTGGTCGAGTCGATGCCCAAGCTCGTCGCGGCGCAGTCGGTCGGTTGCTCGCCCGTCGCCACCGCGTGGGAGGCCGACAGCGACACTCACGAGGCGTGGAACCAGCCGGACACCATCGTCGGTGAACTGGAGATTCCCGACCCCACGGGCGGGTCGCTCGCGCTCCGCGCCGTCCGCGAGTCCGGCGGTGCGGCCGTCGCCGTCAGCGACGACGACGCGCTCGAATCCGCCGTTACTGCCGCTCAGTCCGCCGGCGTCGAGGTCGGCCCAGCGGGCGGCGTCGCGCTCGCCGGCGCGTGGGAACTCGCGGACGAGTTCGACGAAGACGACACGGTCGTCGTCGTCAACACCGAATCCGGGACGAAGAACGCCGACATCCTCCGCAGCCACCTGATGGGACAGGGCGTCTGA